The sequence below is a genomic window from Dyadobacter chenwenxiniae.
TCGAACATTCGTAACGTAGAGGAAAAAGGCAAGGCTTTGCCTTCTCCGGTGAAAGCAACGGGCGATATGCCCGGCTTTGGAGGAACATTGTCGTTCACAGCCAATATGATGCTTTTGAAAAAAATCCCTGATTTTGATTATAACATGAGTCTGAAAGATGTGCAACTGGTGAAGCTGAACAGTCTTTCACGCAAGTATGGAAATCTGGATTTTGAAAAAGGGACAATGAGTCTCTTAAGCGAAATGAAAATGGTCGACGGAAAACTCGAAGGCTATTTAAAGCCGCTAACCAAGGATATGAAGATCTTCAAAATGAAGGAGGAAAACCGCAATGTGAGTCAGTTTTTTTGCGCGAGCTGCTGGCAGAAGGCGGCACTTTTATTTTGGAAAACAAAAAGAAAGACCAGGTTGCGACACGAATCCCGCTGAAAGGAACCGTCGGCGAGATCTCTACTGACCTCTGGCCGATCATCGTGAATGTATTGCGCAATGCATATGTAGAGGCTTTCAAAGCTGAATATGACCCTTCTATGAGCGTGAAAGACACCATCAAGGAGGTCCGGAAAGAGCGGAAAGAGAAGCGGAAGGAAAAACGCGAAGCACGTAGAGAAAAGCGGGAGCGCAAAAAAGCGGAACGTAAAAAAGATTAGGCTCCGCTTTTCATCTATATTGACTTATAAACCTTAACTGGCTTCCCGGAATTTGGTAACCAATGCAATGCTCTCAGCCACTTTCTGCTCGATCCAGGCATAGTTACCATCGGCGATAACGTCCTTTGGAAACAGATTTGACCCTAATCCAACTGCATACGCACCTGCCCCGAACCATTCGTTAATGCTCTCGGCAGTAGGCTGCACACCGCCTGTGACCATAATTTTAACATTCGGCATAGGCCCGCGGATGGCTTTGATAAATTTGGAGCCTACCACATCGCCTGGAAAGAGCTTCACCACTTCGGCCCCGGCTTGCTGAGCATTGTAAATCTCTGTTAATGTGGACACCCCTGGAATCCAGGGAATGTTGGCTTTTGCACACGCATAACCCACAGCCGGGTTAAGGCAGGGCGTTACGACAAAGTCCGTTCCTGCATCAATGAATTTTTGCGCAGTTTCTGCATCGTAAATCGTGCCGATGCCCATAGACAGCCCCGGAAGGCTTTCTTTTGTGTAAGCAACCAGTTCATTGAATACGGTAAATGCGTTCTCACCACGATTCGTGAATTCAAATGCCCGGGCGCCGCCCCTGTAACTGGCGTTGATCACCTCTTTGGCAATTTCTATGTCACTATGATAAAACAGGGGCAAAACGCCCACCTGATTTAATAGTTTTAATGTTGTTTCCTTATCCATGTTTTTGTTTTTTGAAGCAGCAAATGGCTCAATACACCCGCCAGGCACTTTAACGCTTAATGCGGCCGGAAGTTTCTCCCTGCCTGATCGCCTCAACTTCCTGAATAGTGGAAATCAGTGCGTCCCCTTCTATGGTGTGTTTCAATGCCGAAGCTGCTACGCCGAATTCAAGGGCCTTTTGCTGATCATTAAAGGTAATCAATCCGTGGATCAAACCGGCTATGAATGCATCTCCGCCACCTACTCTGTCGATAATAGGGTTTATTTCAATATCAGCAGTCTCCAGAAGCGCTGTTCCATTCCAAAGGTAAGCCCTTAGCAAGTTGTGGGAGGCGCTGATGGACGTCCGTTTTGTATCAACAACCGCCTTAATCTGTGGATATGCCTTTTGTAAATTGACGCAGGATTCGCTAAAATCGCTTCCTTCTATGCCAAAAATCTCCTTAATATTTTCGCTGTTTGCGATGACAATGTCGGTCCCGGCGGTGAGGTCAGGCAGGATATCGGATGGTTTTTTACCGTATTTCCATAAGTTAGCCCTGTAAAAAATGTCCCCGGAAACGGTTAGTCCGTATTTTCTGGCCACTTTGATTCCATCCAGAAGTGCATCCGCAGCTCCCTGGGAAAGCGCCGGCGTAATTCCTGCCCAGTGAAACCATTTGGCATCTTTCAAAATGCTGTCCCAATCAATCTCCTTCGGATCTATTTCTGCCAATGATGAATTAGCACGGTCATAAACGATCTGGCTGCCACGTAATGCTGCGCCGGTTTCCAGAAAATAAACGGCCATTCTGGGACCACCATAAATGATATGAGAAACATCAACACCGTGAAAGTGAAGATATTGCGCCGCAGCCCTCCCTATCGGCGAATCGGGGAACCGGGTTACGTGCGCCGTATGATGCCCCCAATAAGCTAACGCCGTGGAGACATTTGCCTCTCCACCTGCGTAAGTGACATTTAGTTGACGTGCTTGTTCAAAACGGGAAAAACCTGGTGTAGAAAGCCGCATAAGGACTTCTCCAAAAGAAACTATTTGAGCCATACCCTGCATGTTGACCTGAAAAAAGGTGATCTCAGGCCGGAGATTTAAATGAATTAATGGATATGTAAACCTAGCTAAA
It includes:
- a CDS encoding sugar kinase: MAQIVSFGEVLMRLSTPGFSRFEQARQLNVTYAGGEANVSTALAYWGHHTAHVTRFPDSPIGRAAAQYLHFHGVDVSHIIYGGPRMAVYFLETGAALRGSQIVYDRANSSLAEIDPKEIDWDSILKDAKWFHWAGITPALSQGAADALLDGIKVARKYGLTVSGDIFYRANLWKYGKKPSDILPDLTAGTDIVIANSENIKEIFGIEGSDFSESCVNLQKAYPQIKAVVDTKRTSISASHNLLRAYLWNGTALLETADIEINPIIDRVGGGDAFIAGLIHGLITFNDQQKALEFGVAASALKHTIEGDALISTIQEVEAIRQGETSGRIKR
- a CDS encoding bifunctional 4-hydroxy-2-oxoglutarate aldolase/2-dehydro-3-deoxy-phosphogluconate aldolase, with the translated sequence MDKETTLKLLNQVGVLPLFYHSDIEIAKEVINASYRGGARAFEFTNRGENAFTVFNELVAYTKESLPGLSMGIGTIYDAETAQKFIDAGTDFVVTPCLNPAVGYACAKANIPWIPGVSTLTEIYNAQQAGAEVVKLFPGDVVGSKFIKAIRGPMPNVKIMVTGGVQPTAESINEWFGAGAYAVGLGSNLFPKDVIADGNYAWIEQKVAESIALVTKFREAS